The DNA region AAGGGTATGGCGGAGGCTTGGAAAGGCATCGGAATCGACCTGCTGCTGCGCCAGCGCCTGGTGTACGCCAAACCGGAGGAGTACGCCGAGGACTGTAAACTGCTGGGCGGTCAGTTGATCGTACCCATGCACCATGACGCGGCCTTCGACTGGAACGCGGATATGAACGCCTATGCGCTGGATGTGAACGGTCTCTTGCGGCAGGATGGCGTTCCCATGGCCATGTTCAATCCCCAGCGCCTGAAGTGGTATAAAGTGCAGACCAGTATTTGCGCTGAAGCAATGCTATAGCCGTACATGGCGTCTCCTCCTATTGCAATAAATTTGGACAGAAAAGCCGGACAGCCAGTCCGGCTTTCTTTCCACCTTTGGCAGCCAACACACATGCTACAACTCGGCGCACAAAGCTGCTGTTATTATTTCGATGCTGATTATATTCATATCTCCAGCATCCCCTGCAAGCCCGCGCTGGCGGCCTTTTTGTTCTTGTCGAAGGCGTGGGTGTAGATGTCCAGCGTGGTGGAGGGCTGGCTGTGGCCGAGGATGCCTGCCACCGTGGCCACATCCGTGCCGCCCGCGATCATCAGACTGGCGGCGGTGTGCCGGAGGGAATGGACGTTCAGCTCCTGCGGCAGGCCGTTCTTCTTGAGGATCAGCTTGAAGCGGTAGGTGAAGGTGGTGGGCGTCATGGGCAGCTGCGATCCCTGCCGCCGAAACAGGAAGTCATCGGCGGTCAGCTCCCGCTGGTCATAGGTTTCGGTGACGTATGCACATTCCTGCCGGTACTCCCGCAGGAGACTTTCCATCTCGGCGGAGAAGTACACATAGCGGTTGCCTGCGCGGGTCTTGGGTTCTTTGACAAAGATTTCTTCGTCCGTCACCTTGACCGCGTTGCGGCAGATGTGGATGGAACGCTGCTCCCAATCAATGTCGCACCACTTCAATCCGCAGCACTCGCCCCGCCGCATACCCGTGGCGATGATGAGCTTGAAGTAGGTTTCGTACTTGATGCTCTCGCCCTCCAGCGCGGCAATGATCTTCTGCGCC from Vescimonas fastidiosa includes:
- a CDS encoding tyrosine-type recombinase/integrase, which gives rise to MASIRKRGSSYLIVVSMGYDYNGKRINPRQKTVHPPEELTPRQVEKWLNEQAVLFERECRHTPQPVQQLTLAKYIDLWLTDIAPGKLAKSTIRRDRQDIERILPALGHYKLTELRPEHFRNFYAELRKVIRPDTKKPLSEYTIEGVHATLCSILSDAVEGGFLSHNPAWRTYRYAGRKCEKKIADEETAQKIIAALEGESIKYETYFKLIIATGMRRGECCGLKWCDIDWEQRSIHICRNAVKVTDEEIFVKEPKTRAGNRYVYFSAEMESLLREYRQECAYVTETYDQRELTADDFLFRRQGSQLPMTPTTFTYRFKLILKKNGLPQELNVHSLRHTAASLMIAGGTDVATVAGILGHSQPSTTLDIYTHAFDKNKKAASAGLQGMLEI